From a region of the Thermomicrobium roseum DSM 5159 genome:
- the fabZ gene encoding 3-hydroxyacyl-ACP dehydratase FabZ yields the protein MLEAWQIQEIIPHRYPFLLVDRIIEIEWGQRAVGIKNVTVNEPFFVGHFPGNPVMPGVLIIEALAQVGAVALLGHPQYRDKTAFFAGIDGVRFKRPVRPGDTLRLEVQIGKVRRNIGTGTGRATVDGELAAEGEILFALLDPEAARTTR from the coding sequence ATGTTGGAAGCCTGGCAAATTCAGGAGATCATTCCTCACCGCTATCCCTTTCTCCTGGTCGATCGCATCATCGAGATCGAATGGGGGCAACGCGCCGTCGGCATCAAAAATGTGACGGTCAACGAGCCGTTCTTCGTCGGTCACTTTCCCGGAAATCCGGTGATGCCTGGTGTACTCATCATCGAAGCACTGGCCCAGGTCGGTGCCGTTGCTCTCCTCGGCCACCCGCAGTATCGGGACAAAACAGCCTTCTTCGCTGGCATCGATGGGGTGCGTTTCAAGCGGCCAGTTCGCCCCGGCGATACCTTGCGGCTCGAAGTTCAAATCGGTAAGGTCCGTCGCAATATCGGAACTGGTACCGGCCGAGCCACCGTCGACGGAGAACTCGCCGCTGAAGGGGAGATCCTCTTCGCTCTCTTGGACCCGGAAGCTGCGCGTACGACACGCTGA
- a CDS encoding adenylosuccinate synthase, whose protein sequence is MPVTIVLGGQWGDEGKGKITDALAATADIVVRPNGSTNAGHTVVTDEGVFKLHVIPSGILYPHCTCIIGAGVAVSPPDFLREIESLRERHPRLGQLYVSDRAHVIMPYHPLLDLYEERRRGAAGIGTTLRGNGPAFTDKIARRGIRIADLLPGSERSLRHKLETLLPEKNTLFIHLYGESPLDLDQLFEQARTWGEALAPYVIAAEVFVQDALDAGKSVIIEAAQGTMLDPDYGTYPYVTSSSPTAAGACQGAGVAPTQVDRIVGVFKAYTTRVGAGPFPTELTDETGQLIRERGREYGTTTGRPRRVGWFDAVAARYSARLNGMTEAALTKLDMLDPLPEVRICVGYRIDNQEVSAPPAQVERYAAVEPVYEVLPGWQCDTSQVTSFDDLPPEAQRYVARIEELIGVPITMIGVGPARRQILWRPAGALT, encoded by the coding sequence ATGCCAGTCACGATCGTTCTCGGCGGCCAGTGGGGCGACGAGGGGAAAGGGAAAATCACCGATGCCCTCGCCGCCACGGCCGATATCGTCGTCCGGCCGAACGGGTCCACCAACGCTGGTCACACCGTCGTCACCGATGAAGGTGTCTTCAAGCTCCACGTGATCCCCTCGGGGATCCTTTACCCGCACTGCACCTGCATCATCGGTGCCGGGGTTGCCGTCTCGCCACCTGATTTCCTTCGCGAGATCGAAAGCTTGCGCGAGCGACACCCGCGTCTCGGGCAGCTCTACGTCAGCGACCGAGCCCATGTCATCATGCCGTATCACCCCCTCCTCGATCTCTACGAAGAACGGCGACGGGGAGCTGCCGGCATCGGCACGACCCTGCGCGGAAATGGCCCAGCCTTCACCGACAAGATCGCTCGCCGGGGCATCCGCATCGCCGACCTTTTGCCTGGATCCGAGCGCTCGCTGCGTCATAAACTCGAGACGCTTTTGCCCGAGAAGAACACACTGTTCATCCATCTTTACGGCGAGTCACCGCTCGACCTCGATCAGCTCTTCGAGCAAGCGCGTACCTGGGGCGAGGCACTCGCTCCGTACGTGATCGCGGCGGAAGTCTTCGTACAAGACGCACTCGATGCTGGAAAGTCAGTGATCATCGAAGCCGCACAAGGCACCATGCTGGACCCAGACTATGGAACGTACCCCTATGTCACGTCCAGTTCCCCCACCGCAGCCGGCGCCTGCCAGGGAGCTGGGGTCGCACCGACGCAAGTCGATCGAATCGTCGGTGTCTTCAAAGCCTACACGACGCGGGTCGGCGCTGGTCCCTTCCCAACCGAACTCACTGACGAGACTGGCCAGCTCATTCGGGAACGCGGCCGCGAGTACGGCACGACGACCGGGCGACCGCGGCGAGTCGGTTGGTTCGATGCGGTAGCCGCGCGGTATTCTGCACGTCTCAACGGCATGACCGAAGCGGCACTCACGAAACTCGACATGCTCGACCCCTTGCCGGAAGTGCGCATCTGCGTCGGCTATCGTATCGACAACCAGGAAGTCTCGGCGCCGCCTGCCCAAGTGGAGCGCTACGCAGCGGTGGAGCCGGTCTATGAGGTTTTGCCCGGCTGGCAGTGCGATACCAGTCAGGTAACCTCCTTCGATGATCTGCCGCCGGAAGCACAGCGCTACGTGGCTCGGATCGAGGAACTCATCGGTGTACCCATCACGATGATCGGCGTCGGACCAGCCCGTCGTCAGATTCTCTGGCGACCAGCCGGTGCCCTGACGTGA
- a CDS encoding DnaJ C-terminal domain-containing protein: MEFKDYYKILGVPRDADQETIRKAYLRLARKYHPDVNKSPDAEEKFKEINEAYEVLRDPEKRARYDRFGADWERYQQAAGAQGTTTDFEEWFFGTRDRAQRERRRTSDFSDFFDLLFGDLGDFFVTTGERIRTRARPERGQDYEHPIEVTLREAYRGATRRIDVKIDERCPACNGTGLNGRGICRVCGGSGYVTRTKTLEVKIPAGVRDGSRIRIAGQGGPGVNGGPPGDLYLRVHLLPDPQFALEGDNLRTEVEVPLYTAILGGEVTVPTLDRPVVLRIPPGTQNGQVFRLRGKGMPSLRTGQRGDLLVKVKVILPTNLTEEERRLFERLRELRQVRTRA, translated from the coding sequence ATGGAGTTCAAGGACTACTACAAGATTCTCGGCGTGCCGCGCGATGCGGATCAGGAGACGATCCGCAAGGCCTACTTGCGTCTCGCGCGCAAGTACCACCCTGACGTCAACAAATCACCGGACGCCGAGGAGAAGTTCAAGGAAATCAACGAAGCGTACGAGGTTCTTCGGGATCCGGAAAAGCGTGCTCGCTATGATCGCTTCGGAGCCGACTGGGAGCGCTATCAGCAAGCCGCTGGAGCACAAGGAACCACGACCGACTTTGAGGAATGGTTCTTCGGCACTCGCGATCGAGCGCAGCGCGAGCGTCGTCGAACGAGTGATTTCTCCGACTTCTTCGACCTTTTGTTCGGTGATCTCGGCGATTTCTTCGTGACGACTGGTGAGCGCATCCGGACACGCGCCCGGCCGGAGCGGGGACAGGATTACGAGCATCCGATCGAAGTCACGCTCCGCGAGGCCTATCGCGGCGCAACCCGCCGCATCGATGTGAAGATCGACGAGCGTTGCCCGGCCTGCAATGGCACAGGACTGAACGGACGCGGCATCTGCCGTGTCTGTGGCGGTAGCGGCTACGTGACTCGTACCAAGACGCTCGAAGTCAAGATCCCTGCTGGGGTACGCGATGGCTCGCGCATCCGCATCGCCGGCCAGGGTGGACCGGGTGTAAACGGCGGACCACCGGGTGACCTCTATCTCCGGGTCCACCTGTTGCCGGACCCGCAGTTCGCACTCGAGGGCGACAATTTGCGAACCGAGGTGGAGGTGCCGCTCTACACGGCGATTCTCGGCGGAGAGGTCACTGTTCCGACGCTCGACCGACCAGTCGTTCTACGCATTCCACCCGGTACACAAAACGGGCAGGTCTTCCGCTTGCGCGGCAAGGGGATGCCGTCGCTGCGTACTGGTCAGCGCGGTGACCTCCTGGTCAAGGTCAAAGTGATCCTGCCGACTAATCTCACCGAGGAAGAGCGACGCCTCTTCGAGCGACTTCGCGAACTCCGTCAGGTTCGCACGCGCGCCTGA
- a CDS encoding DUF4013 domain-containing protein, which produces MEIARALSAPFRDDDWPEKLVIAALLLLLPLIGPLLVLGWALHYAREVAEQRDRVLPHWQNWSEHLTLGLLGAVATVVWFLPTLAVLALSALTLFPALLGDDRARIISLAISLAGLFCLALPLAMLTTILLPVPLGRLATTNQLSKALSVVGALHEARQVLPSLLVTWIVLLLHSLGQAVLFSIASQFALFLCLPGIAASVILATGLQAHQYLVMAHLTGQIRYRLEPHREPTAGEA; this is translated from the coding sequence GTGGAAATCGCTCGTGCGTTGAGCGCTCCGTTTCGCGACGATGACTGGCCAGAGAAGCTGGTGATCGCAGCCCTGCTTCTCCTGCTCCCGCTCATCGGTCCGCTTTTGGTGCTCGGCTGGGCCTTGCACTACGCCCGCGAAGTCGCCGAGCAGCGCGATCGAGTCCTCCCCCACTGGCAGAACTGGAGCGAGCACCTGACGCTCGGTCTCTTGGGCGCTGTCGCGACCGTCGTCTGGTTTCTCCCGACCCTCGCGGTACTCGCCCTCAGCGCTCTCACTCTGTTCCCCGCCTTGCTCGGTGACGACCGAGCCCGAATCATCTCGCTCGCAATCTCCCTGGCCGGACTCTTCTGCTTGGCCCTTCCTCTCGCCATGCTCACGACGATCCTCTTGCCTGTCCCGCTCGGACGTTTGGCCACGACGAACCAGTTATCCAAGGCGCTTTCGGTAGTGGGCGCACTGCATGAGGCCCGGCAGGTTCTTCCCAGCCTCCTCGTGACCTGGATTGTTCTCCTGCTCCACAGCCTCGGACAAGCGGTTCTCTTCAGCATTGCGTCACAGTTCGCGCTCTTCCTGTGTTTGCCTGGCATCGCTGCGTCGGTCATCCTGGCGACCGGTCTCCAGGCACACCAGTACCTGGTGATGGCCCATTTGACCGGCCAGATCCGCTATCGGCTCGAGCCTCACCGCGAACCCACTGCGGGAGAAGCGTAG
- a CDS encoding DUF4013 domain-containing protein, which translates to MDIGLAFSYAFRDPQWVKKALIAVVMLIIPIIGWLILYGYVLTIARRVALGIEPSLPEWDDFGAFLSLGFRGAVVGVVWSIPAWVISVCQAIVGALPTGRENDALSAVAVVAVCLGCLSLLVSAAINYLLPLPLTRLAVTNRVASAFAFGEIFRELQRVPTDLLIVFVLSLVLGFLAIFGILLCIVGILATLLYAFFVQGHLWGQLRRRLSAGDVSAAVAVT; encoded by the coding sequence ATGGATATCGGGCTGGCCTTCAGCTATGCCTTTCGCGATCCTCAGTGGGTCAAGAAGGCGTTGATCGCCGTTGTCATGCTCATCATCCCCATCATCGGTTGGCTCATCTTGTACGGGTACGTTCTCACGATCGCGCGTCGAGTCGCCCTCGGAATCGAGCCGAGCTTGCCGGAGTGGGACGATTTCGGCGCGTTCCTCTCGCTCGGCTTCCGCGGTGCCGTGGTCGGTGTCGTCTGGTCGATCCCTGCTTGGGTCATCTCCGTCTGCCAAGCGATCGTGGGCGCCTTGCCAACCGGTCGAGAGAACGATGCACTCTCAGCGGTTGCTGTCGTCGCGGTGTGCCTCGGCTGTCTCTCCTTGCTCGTCAGCGCTGCCATCAATTACCTGCTGCCCTTGCCGCTCACGCGCCTGGCTGTGACGAATCGAGTGGCGAGCGCGTTCGCGTTCGGTGAGATCTTCCGCGAGCTCCAGCGGGTGCCCACCGATCTCTTGATCGTATTCGTTCTCTCGTTGGTTCTCGGATTCCTCGCTATTTTCGGCATTCTGCTCTGCATCGTCGGCATCCTGGCAACGCTGCTGTATGCGTTCTTCGTGCAGGGTCATCTTTGGGGACAGCTGCGACGCCGTCTTTCGGCGGGAGATGTGTCTGCCGCAGTCGCGGTCACCTGA
- the lexA gene encoding transcriptional repressor LexA, giving the protein MGKRLTKRQQEILEFIRHFVDERGYPPTVREIQAGLGISSTSVVDYNLNVLEYLRLIRRNRNISRGIELLDRRLGRHDAVVRVPLVGTIAAGQPLPVLEPIEVDGAAEYVELGSQLVGHPARDLFALRVKGQSMIDALIDDGDIVVLRRQATAENGDTVAAWLRREQETTLKRFYREGNLVRLQPANATLQPIYTTIDNVEIQGKLLLVIRRLD; this is encoded by the coding sequence ATGGGCAAGCGACTCACCAAACGGCAACAGGAAATCCTCGAGTTCATTCGTCATTTCGTGGACGAGCGAGGCTATCCGCCAACGGTGCGCGAGATCCAAGCGGGACTCGGTATCTCGTCCACCAGTGTTGTCGATTATAACCTGAATGTCCTCGAGTATCTCCGCCTCATTCGCCGTAATCGAAACATTTCGCGCGGCATCGAGCTACTCGATCGCCGGCTCGGTCGCCACGATGCAGTCGTTCGTGTCCCGCTCGTCGGCACGATCGCCGCGGGTCAGCCGCTACCTGTACTGGAGCCGATCGAAGTCGATGGCGCTGCCGAATACGTTGAACTCGGTAGCCAACTCGTTGGGCATCCAGCGCGTGACCTGTTTGCCCTGCGCGTCAAGGGGCAATCGATGATCGACGCGCTGATCGACGATGGAGACATCGTCGTCTTGCGCCGGCAAGCCACCGCCGAAAACGGCGATACCGTCGCCGCGTGGCTCCGACGGGAGCAGGAGACGACGCTCAAGCGCTTCTACCGCGAAGGAAATCTCGTGCGGTTGCAGCCAGCCAACGCCACCCTCCAACCGATCTATACGACGATCGATAACGTCGAAATTCAGGGAAAGTTGCTTTTGGTCATCCGGCGCTTGGACTGA
- a CDS encoding endonuclease MutS2, with protein MASELLRLLEFDKIRELLAARCQYSVASERAREIAPTADRDQVAYLLRVTREAARLLNERPSFTIGGFRDIRSVVQAAQRGNILAPADVRTVLDTLEAAASLRRQFMADERWSERYPALAEFVLAMVDLPGLRADLARSIGPRGEVLDTASPELAAIRRSLKEAHERLLERLRRLLAERQEAIQDAYVTIRDGRYVIPVRADRRQAVPGITHDVSGSGQTLFVEPFEVLELNNRWRELQAAETREIERILRVLTQRIADAADELLQIVEAGAALDLALAKARLAYDLDAVEPELLEPSGPTVPEGHPFLRVRLRAARHPLLDRRTAVPIDVELGERFRILVITGPNTGGKTVALKTVGLLALMAQAGLFIPAAPGSGLSVFPAIFVDIGDEQSIEQNLSTFSSHMRRIVATLQQADASSLVLLDEIAAGTDPQEGAALARAILERLLEIGALGIVTTHYPELKVFATGTPGLENASVEFDPVTLSPTYRLLVGLPGRSHALEVARRLGLPEDVIARARELLGSGAPQLDRLIAEMQRRLEEAESLAAAAERSRREAEQLRAAAERLLAEAERERREARQEVLRELEAELARARELARKIERAARSPAYPPIEVTQDSLRALEEVKRRVQSSGRQSRQERVPEIAVGDRVELTALGLEGDVVAIHPESEEVEVRIGQFRVRQPQASVRRIWPRREEVSQTFAPPVSVTTIPRVEPEIHLRGLHVEEALDRLDRYLDRAVRAGLPWVRVVHGKGTGTLRQAIHAFLRDHPLVKSWELAGPHEGGLGVTVVYLEV; from the coding sequence ATGGCCAGTGAACTACTTCGTCTCCTGGAGTTCGACAAGATCCGTGAACTCCTCGCTGCGCGCTGCCAATACTCGGTTGCGAGTGAGCGGGCCCGCGAAATCGCACCGACCGCCGACCGGGATCAAGTGGCCTATCTCCTCCGCGTAACGCGAGAGGCAGCGCGTCTCTTGAACGAGCGACCGAGCTTCACCATCGGTGGATTCCGCGACATCCGGTCTGTCGTGCAGGCTGCGCAAAGGGGGAATATCCTCGCACCCGCGGATGTGCGAACCGTTCTCGACACGCTCGAGGCCGCCGCCTCGTTGCGTCGCCAGTTCATGGCGGACGAACGATGGAGCGAACGCTATCCCGCGTTGGCCGAGTTCGTGCTCGCGATGGTCGACCTTCCTGGATTGCGAGCTGACTTGGCGCGGAGCATCGGCCCGCGCGGTGAGGTGCTCGACACGGCTTCGCCGGAACTCGCGGCAATACGGCGTTCCCTCAAAGAGGCGCATGAGCGTCTCCTGGAACGATTGCGACGACTCCTCGCGGAGCGACAGGAAGCCATCCAAGATGCTTATGTCACGATCCGCGATGGGCGGTATGTGATTCCAGTGAGGGCTGACCGGCGCCAGGCTGTTCCTGGTATCACCCACGATGTTTCGGGCAGCGGCCAGACGCTCTTCGTCGAACCGTTCGAGGTCCTGGAACTCAACAACCGGTGGCGGGAACTCCAGGCTGCAGAGACTCGTGAGATCGAGCGTATCCTGCGCGTCTTGACGCAACGGATTGCCGATGCAGCGGATGAGCTGCTGCAAATCGTGGAGGCGGGTGCGGCGCTCGATCTCGCTCTGGCCAAAGCGCGTCTGGCGTACGACCTCGATGCGGTGGAACCGGAGTTGCTCGAGCCGTCTGGACCGACCGTTCCTGAAGGACATCCGTTCCTGCGCGTTCGCTTGCGAGCGGCTCGTCATCCGCTCTTGGATCGTCGGACCGCCGTGCCGATCGATGTGGAACTGGGAGAGCGCTTCCGGATTCTGGTCATCACTGGGCCAAATACTGGTGGAAAGACAGTCGCCTTGAAGACGGTCGGGTTGCTGGCACTGATGGCCCAGGCGGGGCTCTTCATACCCGCCGCCCCCGGGAGTGGTCTGAGCGTCTTCCCGGCGATCTTCGTCGACATCGGTGATGAACAAAGTATCGAGCAGAATCTGTCCACCTTTTCGTCCCATATGCGCCGTATCGTCGCGACGCTCCAGCAGGCGGATGCGTCCAGCCTCGTACTCCTCGACGAAATCGCAGCGGGTACCGATCCACAGGAGGGAGCAGCGCTCGCCCGGGCGATTCTGGAGCGTCTTCTGGAGATCGGTGCACTCGGTATCGTGACAACCCATTATCCGGAACTCAAGGTCTTCGCGACCGGGACACCAGGGCTCGAGAACGCGAGCGTCGAGTTCGATCCGGTCACGCTCAGCCCGACGTACCGCTTGTTGGTCGGTCTCCCCGGCCGGTCGCATGCACTGGAAGTCGCTCGTCGCCTGGGATTGCCGGAGGACGTGATCGCACGGGCACGCGAACTCCTCGGCAGCGGTGCCCCTCAACTCGACCGCTTGATCGCGGAGATGCAACGTCGTCTGGAAGAAGCCGAGTCGCTGGCAGCGGCAGCGGAGCGTTCCCGGCGCGAGGCTGAGCAGTTGCGGGCGGCGGCCGAGCGCCTGCTCGCCGAGGCCGAGCGAGAACGCCGAGAGGCTCGCCAGGAGGTCCTGCGGGAGTTGGAGGCAGAACTCGCGCGGGCGCGTGAACTCGCTCGGAAGATCGAACGGGCGGCACGGTCGCCTGCTTATCCGCCGATCGAAGTCACCCAGGACAGCCTGCGAGCCCTCGAGGAGGTCAAACGTCGGGTCCAGTCGAGCGGGCGACAGTCACGGCAAGAGAGGGTTCCGGAGATCGCGGTGGGTGATCGCGTGGAGTTGACGGCGCTCGGACTCGAGGGAGATGTCGTGGCGATCCATCCGGAGAGCGAGGAGGTCGAGGTACGTATCGGCCAGTTCCGCGTGCGTCAGCCTCAAGCGAGCGTGCGCCGCATCTGGCCTCGAAGGGAGGAGGTCAGTCAAACCTTTGCACCGCCGGTCTCCGTCACGACGATTCCTCGCGTGGAGCCGGAGATCCATCTCCGTGGCTTGCATGTGGAAGAAGCACTGGATCGACTCGACCGATACCTGGATCGAGCTGTGCGAGCTGGCCTGCCCTGGGTTCGAGTCGTCCATGGCAAGGGAACCGGGACCCTGCGACAGGCGATTCATGCCTTCCTCCGCGATCATCCGCTCGTGAAGAGCTGGGAACTGGCTGGGCCTCACGAGGGTGGTCTTGGGGTCACAGTGGTGTATCTCGAAGTGTAG
- a CDS encoding DUF2007 domain-containing protein: MTADDELVQVAVAPNEIVAALWQGALEEEGIPVLVKVLGLGYAYWSPFVADRALFVRRQDAERAKEILASLSEE, translated from the coding sequence ATGACAGCGGACGATGAACTCGTGCAAGTGGCAGTGGCTCCGAACGAAATCGTTGCGGCCCTGTGGCAAGGTGCTCTGGAGGAAGAAGGGATACCGGTACTCGTCAAGGTATTAGGTTTGGGTTACGCATATTGGTCGCCTTTCGTCGCCGATCGCGCACTGTTCGTGCGTCGGCAGGATGCCGAGCGCGCCAAGGAAATCCTCGCGTCGCTGTCCGAGGAATGA